From one Citrobacter sp. Marseille-Q6884 genomic stretch:
- a CDS encoding GGDEF domain-containing protein, translating into MSINELHSLDLLTIPVWIVSPYTEELIFANTVAQEVMQDLGFPHLRKGKFSTHAQNDLPMYLSDLRNHHDIVEILTVYRKSEEIALACRLSIKSLPDIGEIIVFEGIETPGAQGLKASRSATYQRKKQGFYARFFLTNSAPMLLIDPSRDGLIVDANLSALTFYGYSHDVMCQKHTWEINTLGRQILPVMHKIAHLPGGHKPLHFVHKLADGTTRHVQTYAGPLEIYGNKLMLCIIHDITEQKRLEQELERAALHDVLTGLLNRRHFYQITEPEQTHMLSLTQDYCLLLIDTDRFKSINDLFGHLKGDEVLCALARTLESCARKDDLVFRWGGEEFVLLLPRTSLDVALSLAEAIRATVARVTIPGLPRFTVSIGVARHAPNESIDELFKRVDEALYKAKNEGRNRVLAA; encoded by the coding sequence ATGAGCATAAACGAACTGCATTCGCTGGATTTATTAACCATTCCGGTTTGGATCGTTTCGCCCTATACCGAAGAACTCATTTTCGCCAATACCGTTGCGCAGGAAGTCATGCAGGATCTGGGTTTTCCCCACCTCAGAAAGGGGAAATTCTCAACCCATGCCCAAAATGATTTGCCTATGTATCTCAGCGATTTGCGAAACCACCATGATATTGTGGAGATTCTCACGGTTTACAGAAAGAGTGAGGAAATCGCGCTGGCCTGCCGGTTGTCTATAAAGTCTCTCCCCGACATAGGGGAGATAATCGTTTTCGAAGGCATTGAAACCCCAGGCGCACAGGGGCTAAAAGCGAGTCGTTCAGCCACCTATCAGCGTAAAAAACAGGGATTCTACGCCCGTTTTTTCCTGACAAACTCAGCGCCTATGTTGCTTATCGATCCGTCGCGTGATGGGCTGATCGTCGATGCAAACCTGAGCGCCCTTACCTTCTATGGTTACAGCCATGACGTCATGTGCCAAAAGCACACCTGGGAAATAAACACCCTTGGCCGTCAGATATTACCGGTGATGCACAAAATCGCGCATCTGCCAGGCGGCCATAAGCCCTTACATTTTGTCCACAAACTTGCCGATGGCACTACCCGCCACGTACAAACGTATGCCGGTCCGCTCGAGATTTACGGTAATAAACTGATGTTGTGCATTATTCACGATATTACCGAACAAAAGCGTCTTGAGCAGGAACTGGAACGGGCGGCCTTGCATGATGTCCTCACCGGACTGCTGAACCGCCGACATTTTTATCAGATTACCGAGCCGGAACAGACGCACATGCTGTCGTTGACGCAGGATTACTGTTTACTGCTGATCGACACCGATCGTTTTAAAAGCATCAACGATCTCTTCGGACATTTAAAAGGTGATGAGGTGCTGTGTGCGCTGGCGCGGACGCTGGAATCCTGCGCGCGAAAAGACGATCTGGTTTTTCGCTGGGGAGGCGAAGAATTTGTGCTGCTATTGCCACGAACCTCACTGGATGTCGCCCTGAGCCTGGCAGAAGCGATCCGCGCGACGGTAGCGAGGGTAACAATCCCAGGTCTTCCCCGCTTTACCGTGAGCATCGGCGTGGCGCGTCACGCACCGAATGAAAGCATTGATGAGTTATTCAAACGCGTGGACGAAGCGTTGTACAAAGCGAAAAATGAAGGCAGAAACCGCGTACTGGCAGCCTGA
- a CDS encoding aspartate ammonia-lyase: protein MREEKDLLGTLMVPEEAYYGIQTQRAVLNFSVSGKTAGEIPHFLWSIAAIKQAAAQANRQIGALDHHKASVIVTALKEVMAGDYDAHFPIDVFQGGGGTSTNMNMNEVVANRANELITGKRGYDEIHPNTHVNMGQSTNDVIPAAMKMTSRMNINQLLVQLEKLEAVLSEKSCLFADKVKLGRTCLQDAVPMTFGQQFGAYCTQVSRLRAKMVEVSEEALFLPLGATAIGTGLSTHEGYIPAVYQWLESITGDKYTPESDFFDGLQHGDFYIEFSSQLKKIAAFLSKMATDFRIQGSGPRAGFNEIIVPAVQPGSSIMPGKINPVMPELINQIAYQVIGNDLTVTMAVEGGELDLNVWEPVLLKALFESCSLLSNGIPLFIDKCLKDIAINEEVSARYAEESTALATIIATLFGYEVGSRIAKTAFQQQISVKQVVLAEKLLTPEQAAYLLDPMNMTDPQKSTAVIKRYQKEMNIS from the coding sequence ATGCGTGAAGAGAAGGACTTATTAGGAACTTTAATGGTGCCAGAAGAAGCTTACTACGGTATTCAAACACAACGTGCGGTGCTGAATTTCTCCGTGTCGGGCAAAACAGCAGGAGAAATCCCTCACTTTTTATGGTCTATCGCCGCCATCAAGCAAGCGGCAGCACAAGCGAACAGACAAATTGGTGCGCTCGATCACCATAAGGCGTCGGTCATTGTTACAGCATTGAAGGAGGTAATGGCCGGCGATTATGATGCCCATTTCCCTATTGATGTTTTTCAGGGAGGAGGCGGTACTTCAACCAATATGAACATGAATGAAGTGGTCGCTAACCGTGCTAATGAGCTAATCACTGGTAAACGCGGATATGATGAGATTCACCCGAATACCCACGTTAATATGGGACAATCTACGAATGACGTCATCCCTGCGGCGATGAAAATGACCAGCCGCATGAATATCAATCAACTGTTGGTTCAATTAGAAAAACTTGAAGCAGTGCTATCAGAAAAAAGTTGCCTGTTTGCTGACAAGGTGAAGTTGGGGAGAACCTGCTTACAAGATGCCGTGCCGATGACATTTGGCCAGCAATTTGGCGCTTATTGTACGCAGGTCAGCAGACTTAGAGCAAAAATGGTGGAAGTAAGCGAAGAAGCATTGTTTTTACCGCTGGGCGCGACAGCAATAGGTACCGGTTTGTCCACTCACGAAGGATATATCCCGGCAGTTTATCAGTGGCTGGAAAGTATTACTGGGGATAAATATACACCAGAATCGGATTTCTTTGACGGTCTCCAGCATGGTGATTTTTATATTGAATTTTCCTCTCAGCTTAAAAAAATCGCTGCATTTCTATCAAAAATGGCTACCGATTTTCGTATTCAGGGTTCAGGACCAAGAGCAGGCTTTAATGAAATTATTGTTCCTGCTGTTCAACCAGGTTCTTCAATTATGCCCGGGAAAATTAATCCAGTGATGCCTGAACTGATAAATCAAATTGCGTATCAGGTGATTGGCAATGACCTCACTGTGACGATGGCGGTTGAGGGCGGTGAACTTGATCTGAACGTGTGGGAACCGGTGTTGTTGAAAGCGCTCTTTGAATCGTGCTCGTTATTAAGTAACGGGATACCGCTATTTATTGATAAATGCCTGAAGGATATCGCGATCAACGAAGAGGTGAGCGCTCGTTATGCAGAGGAAAGTACGGCGCTTGCGACCATCATCGCAACACTATTTGGCTATGAGGTTGGATCCAGAATTGCCAAAACAGCATTTCAGCAGCAGATCAGTGTAAAGCAGGTCGTGTTAGCGGAAAAGCTGCTAACGCCAGAGCAGGCAGCTTATTTGCTTGATCCGATGAATATGACTGACCCACAAAAAAGTACAGCAGTGATTAAACGCTATCAAAAAGAAATGAATATTTCGTAG
- a CDS encoding putative bifunctional diguanylate cyclase/phosphodiesterase, with product MLDVSWDPVLIGISFVVAFIASFIALDSAGKVAISSRRESTFWRLSGGATLGMGIWSMHFIGMLAMKMSMPINYHFPLTAFSFFIALVSATLAISIAIAGKTLSNKRLIVATGLLSTGVVAMHYVGMAAIIEHAAITWDFSLILLSVIIAVGASGVGLWLAFHLRQNTRRVLINRLIAAFIMALAIASMHYTGMGAATFTHVGHTHHEGISALELSIWVSAITLVILGIMLVISMVDSQLRTSRLADNLHQLNSQLEHQAHFDSLTGLANRAQIDACLQACLQHSKLHQRHFALVFIDLDRFKVVNDTWGHHIGDQLLIASTQRIYTCLDDTMTLARLGGDEFILLIPDCNSEAISPLLTRIANVIKEPFTLFERTIRVSLSAGSSIYPEHGTTLHELKVKADMAMYHVKQAGRNGWAVYTPEMEAIADTPPTFLQELSQALERNQFELWYQPKYTAGEHTLTGFEALLRWHHPERGILLPAEFLPALEETGLIIPVGTWALQQACCQLNQWKLQGHTEWTLAINLSPTQFEQHDIVDIVSNALTLYQLSPTQLTLELTESTALKNLKRSAEVLNAFSALGITISIDDFGTGYSNILMLKSLPARELKIDRIFVKDISENSKNTKIVSTIIDIAHAMNMCVVAEGIETQEQETLLTQMGCGVLQGFLFARPLPAHRIHELIPIENTVKAKPIVQPLSHRHSITL from the coding sequence ATGCTGGATGTTTCGTGGGACCCTGTATTGATTGGGATTTCCTTTGTTGTTGCTTTCATCGCCTCTTTTATTGCTCTCGATAGTGCGGGTAAAGTGGCGATCTCCAGCAGACGAGAATCGACCTTTTGGCGGCTATCGGGTGGCGCGACGCTGGGGATGGGAATATGGTCGATGCACTTTATCGGTATGTTGGCCATGAAAATGAGCATGCCGATAAATTATCATTTCCCACTCACCGCATTTTCTTTTTTTATCGCCCTGGTGAGTGCAACACTGGCCATCAGTATCGCTATCGCCGGTAAAACGTTATCAAACAAACGACTTATCGTCGCGACCGGACTCTTGAGCACCGGCGTGGTGGCGATGCACTACGTTGGCATGGCGGCCATTATTGAACATGCGGCTATCACCTGGGATTTCTCCCTCATTCTCCTTTCAGTGATCATTGCCGTCGGCGCGTCTGGCGTCGGCTTGTGGCTGGCCTTTCATTTGCGCCAAAACACCCGACGCGTATTAATTAATCGCCTTATTGCCGCATTCATTATGGCGCTGGCAATCGCCTCAATGCATTACACCGGAATGGGGGCGGCAACCTTTACGCACGTAGGCCACACGCATCATGAGGGAATAAGTGCGCTGGAACTCTCCATCTGGGTTTCCGCCATAACTCTGGTTATTCTGGGGATCATGTTGGTGATTTCGATGGTTGATTCTCAACTGCGAACATCCCGACTGGCTGATAATTTGCACCAGTTGAACAGTCAGCTTGAGCATCAGGCTCACTTTGATTCATTGACCGGCCTAGCTAACCGCGCACAGATTGATGCCTGCTTACAGGCCTGTCTGCAGCATTCCAAACTTCATCAACGCCACTTTGCACTGGTATTTATCGATCTGGATCGCTTCAAAGTCGTCAATGATACCTGGGGCCATCACATTGGCGATCAACTGCTCATCGCCAGTACACAGCGGATCTATACCTGCCTTGATGACACAATGACGCTCGCCAGGCTCGGCGGTGATGAATTTATTCTTCTGATCCCGGACTGTAACAGCGAAGCTATCTCCCCACTGCTGACGCGTATCGCCAATGTTATCAAAGAACCCTTTACGTTATTTGAACGCACGATTCGGGTCTCGTTGAGCGCAGGAAGCAGTATTTACCCCGAACACGGTACCACGCTGCATGAACTCAAAGTGAAGGCCGATATGGCGATGTACCATGTGAAACAGGCCGGCAGGAACGGTTGGGCCGTTTATACACCTGAAATGGAAGCCATTGCGGATACGCCACCAACGTTCCTACAGGAACTGTCGCAAGCGCTTGAGCGCAATCAATTTGAATTGTGGTACCAGCCCAAATATACCGCCGGGGAGCACACACTGACCGGTTTTGAAGCGCTGTTACGCTGGCATCACCCCGAACGCGGAATACTGCTACCCGCTGAGTTTCTGCCGGCGCTGGAAGAAACGGGGCTTATTATCCCGGTTGGTACCTGGGCACTTCAACAGGCGTGTTGTCAGTTGAATCAATGGAAATTGCAGGGGCATACAGAATGGACGCTGGCGATTAATCTTTCCCCTACGCAGTTTGAACAGCATGATATCGTCGACATTGTCAGCAACGCCCTGACGCTGTATCAACTTTCACCGACACAATTAACGCTGGAACTGACTGAAAGCACGGCGTTAAAAAATTTAAAACGCAGCGCAGAAGTATTGAATGCGTTTTCGGCGCTGGGGATCACCATTTCTATTGATGATTTCGGCACCGGTTATTCAAATATATTGATGTTGAAATCGCTTCCGGCACGCGAATTAAAAATTGACAGAATATTTGTTAAAGATATTAGCGAGAACAGCAAAAACACAAAAATTGTGTCTACTATTATCGACATAGCCCACGCGATGAATATGTGTGTGGTTGCTGAAGGAATAGAGACCCAGGAGCAAGAAACCCTGCTGACTCAAATGGGGTGCGGCGTACTACAAGGTTTCCTTTTTGCGAGACCACTACCTGCACACAGAATTCATGAGTTGATACCAATAGAAAATACCGTTAAAGCAAAACCAATCGTGCAACCCTTGTCTCACCGGCACTCAATAACATTGTGA
- the fnr gene encoding fumarate/nitrate reduction transcriptional regulator Fnr: MIPEKRIIRRIQSGGCAIHCQDCSISQLCIPFTLNEHELDQLDNIIERKKPIQKGQTLFKAGDELKSLYAIRSGTIKSYTITEQGDEQITGFHLAGDLVGFDAIGSGHHPSFAQALETSMVCEIPFETLDDLSGKMPNLRQQMMRLMSGEIKGDQDMILLLSKKNAEERLAAFIYNLSRRFAQRGFSPREFRLTMTRGDIGNYLGLTVETISRLLGRFQKSGMLAVKGKYITIENSDALAVLAGHTRNVA; the protein is encoded by the coding sequence ATGATCCCGGAAAAGCGAATTATACGGCGCATTCAGTCTGGCGGTTGTGCTATCCATTGCCAGGATTGCAGCATCAGCCAGCTTTGCATCCCGTTCACACTTAACGAGCATGAGCTTGACCAGCTCGACAATATCATCGAGCGCAAAAAGCCTATCCAAAAAGGGCAGACGCTCTTTAAAGCAGGTGATGAGCTTAAATCACTCTATGCTATCCGCTCCGGAACGATTAAAAGCTATACCATTACCGAGCAAGGCGATGAGCAAATCACCGGTTTTCATCTGGCAGGTGATTTAGTGGGTTTTGATGCCATCGGCAGCGGCCATCATCCAAGCTTTGCCCAGGCGCTTGAAACCTCAATGGTATGTGAAATCCCGTTCGAAACGCTGGATGACCTGTCTGGTAAGATGCCTAACCTGCGTCAGCAGATGATGCGTCTGATGAGCGGTGAGATCAAAGGCGATCAGGATATGATCCTGTTACTGTCAAAGAAAAATGCAGAAGAGCGTTTAGCCGCCTTTATCTACAATCTGTCCCGTCGCTTCGCACAACGTGGTTTCTCACCACGCGAATTCCGTCTGACGATGACCCGTGGTGATATCGGTAACTACCTCGGCCTGACGGTCGAAACCATTAGCCGCCTGCTGGGTCGATTCCAGAAAAGTGGCATGCTGGCAGTGAAAGGCAAATATATCACTATCGAGAATAGCGACGCGCTGGCGGTTCTTGCCGGTCACACACGCAACGTTGCGTAA
- the smrA gene encoding DNA endonuclease SmrA yields MSPDDASLFLDAMGDVEPLKGAANVHWQPVRNLRAPTRIDTLQLDNPLSTGFLDIVPLSVPLAFRRDGLQHGVIDKLRSGKYPQQASLNLLRQPVETCRQMLFSFILQAQEDNLRNVLVIHGKGRDDHSHANIVRSYVARWLTELDDVQAYCTALPHHGGSGACYVALRKTALAKQDNWERHAKRSR; encoded by the coding sequence ATGAGCCCTGATGACGCATCGCTATTTCTTGACGCAATGGGAGATGTTGAACCTCTGAAGGGGGCCGCCAATGTTCACTGGCAGCCTGTGCGTAACCTTCGCGCGCCGACGCGGATCGATACGCTGCAGCTGGATAATCCTCTTTCGACGGGATTTCTTGATATCGTGCCGTTGAGTGTACCGTTAGCGTTTCGCCGCGACGGCTTGCAGCATGGCGTTATCGACAAATTACGTAGCGGAAAATATCCCCAGCAGGCAAGCCTCAATCTTTTGCGCCAGCCCGTTGAAACCTGCCGCCAGATGCTGTTTAGCTTTATCCTCCAGGCGCAGGAGGATAATTTACGTAATGTATTGGTGATCCACGGTAAGGGACGCGATGATCATTCCCATGCCAACATTGTACGCAGCTATGTGGCGCGTTGGCTGACAGAACTCGATGACGTACAGGCATATTGTACGGCGCTGCCGCACCATGGCGGCAGCGGGGCATGTTATGTGGCGCTTCGTAAAACGGCACTGGCAAAACAAGATAACTGGGAACGCCATGCGAAGCGTAGCCGCTAA
- the zntB gene encoding zinc transporter ZntB, translated as MEAIKGSEVNVPDAVFAWVLDGHGGVKPLDNNDVIDSQHPCWLHLNYTHPDSAQWLATTPLLPNNVRDALAGESTRPRVSRLGEGTLITLRCINGSTDERPDQLVAMRLYMDERLIVSTRQRKVLALDDVVSDLQEGTGPSDCGSWLVDVCDALTDHASEFIEQLHDKIIDLEDNLLDQQIPPRGFLALLRKQLIVMRRYMAPQRDVYSRLASERLSWMTDDHRRRMQDIADRLGRGLDEIDACIARTGIMADEIAQVMQESLARRTYTMSLMAMVFLPSTFLTGLFGVNLGGIPGGGWQFGFSLFCILLVVLIGGVTLWLHRSKWL; from the coding sequence GTGGAAGCCATTAAGGGATCGGAAGTTAATGTGCCGGATGCCGTGTTTGCCTGGGTGCTGGATGGTCACGGTGGAGTAAAACCGCTCGATAACAATGATGTTATCGACAGTCAGCATCCTTGTTGGCTGCATCTTAATTATACACACCCTGATAGTGCGCAATGGCTGGCGACAACACCTTTACTGCCCAACAATGTGCGGGATGCGCTGGCGGGTGAAAGCACACGTCCACGCGTCAGTCGGTTAGGGGAAGGGACGTTGATCACGTTGCGCTGCATTAATGGCAGCACCGATGAACGTCCTGATCAACTGGTCGCGATGCGTTTATACATGGATGAACGTCTGATTGTCTCAACGCGACAGCGCAAAGTGCTCGCGCTGGATGATGTGGTCAGCGATCTGCAGGAAGGGACGGGGCCGTCTGACTGCGGCAGTTGGCTGGTGGATGTGTGCGATGCGTTGACCGATCATGCCAGCGAGTTTATCGAGCAACTGCACGACAAAATTATCGATTTGGAAGATAACCTACTCGATCAGCAGATCCCACCGCGCGGGTTTCTGGCATTGCTGCGCAAGCAATTGATTGTCATGCGTCGCTATATGGCGCCTCAGCGCGATGTCTACTCGCGTCTGGCGAGTGAGCGGTTGTCGTGGATGACCGACGACCATCGACGTCGGATGCAGGATATTGCCGACAGACTGGGCCGGGGCCTGGATGAGATAGACGCCTGTATTGCCCGGACCGGGATTATGGCGGACGAAATTGCACAGGTGATGCAGGAATCTCTGGCACGCAGAACTTATACCATGTCATTGATGGCAATGGTCTTCCTGCCCAGCACATTTTTAACCGGATTATTCGGCGTTAACCTCGGCGGCATTCCCGGTGGCGGGTGGCAGTTTGGTTTCTCGCTGTTTTGTATTCTGTTAGTTGTCCTGATTGGTGGTGTTACTTTATGGTTGCATCGTAGTAAATGGTTGTAA
- a CDS encoding LysR family transcriptional regulator — MNDINFDFKQLQAFLAVIDTGSFTAAARKLNVTQSSISQQVANLELGLNTALINRSQRPIQMTIAGQALYPLGKKMIDSGVYLQEHINAIGDGNISSLKIGFVDSISKTVGLDILKLLQPQVKHIFQITGTASGLFSALNKGDINLAVTMLHTEMPPNVRMYPLIEEEFLCICPKAWPETELEELCKQRNYIAYTQNTPTGIQTLNWLKWQNLSPAIQFEMDNADEILKLVTCGYGWTLTTPLFITTIPAFSDSLKIIQIKKRKERRKIVLLCKNDELSGFYKNLAFEIRSILEMKLDQQFYSQLDVYANAPA, encoded by the coding sequence ATGAACGATATTAACTTCGATTTTAAGCAATTACAGGCATTTCTGGCCGTAATAGACACGGGCTCATTTACAGCTGCAGCCAGGAAGCTCAACGTAACTCAGTCATCAATTTCGCAGCAGGTTGCAAACCTGGAACTCGGATTAAATACTGCTCTGATCAACCGTTCACAGCGACCAATCCAGATGACAATAGCCGGTCAAGCACTCTACCCGCTCGGGAAAAAAATGATTGATAGCGGTGTCTACCTGCAAGAACATATTAATGCGATCGGCGACGGGAATATTTCAAGTCTGAAAATCGGTTTTGTAGATTCAATTAGCAAAACAGTTGGCCTGGATATCCTTAAGCTCCTTCAACCACAGGTGAAACATATCTTTCAGATAACTGGCACAGCATCGGGATTATTCTCTGCGCTTAATAAGGGTGATATTAATCTGGCGGTAACGATGTTACATACTGAAATGCCGCCCAATGTTAGAATGTATCCGTTGATTGAGGAAGAATTTCTCTGTATTTGCCCCAAAGCATGGCCGGAAACAGAACTGGAAGAATTATGTAAGCAGCGGAACTACATTGCTTATACACAAAATACGCCAACGGGAATCCAAACGCTCAACTGGCTGAAATGGCAAAATTTATCTCCTGCCATTCAGTTTGAAATGGACAATGCTGATGAAATTTTAAAACTAGTAACCTGCGGTTACGGGTGGACGTTAACGACACCGCTGTTTATTACTACTATTCCTGCCTTTTCTGACTCGCTAAAGATCATTCAGATCAAAAAACGCAAAGAGCGTCGTAAAATTGTATTGTTGTGCAAGAATGATGAGCTTTCGGGTTTTTATAAAAATCTGGCGTTTGAGATTCGTTCGATACTGGAAATGAAACTGGATCAGCAGTTTTACAGTCAGCTGGATGTGTATGCTAATGCGCCAGCATAA
- the ogt gene encoding methylated-DNA--[protein]-cysteine S-methyltransferase — MLNLLEDTIATPLGPLWVICDEQFRLRAVEWDQHRDRMEQLLDIHYRAEGFQRTTAKNPGGLSDKLSEYFAGNLSIIDSLETATAGTPFQREVWQALRTIPCGQVMHYGQLAEQLGRPGAARAVGAANGANPVSIVVPCHRVIGRNGTMTGYAGGVQRKEWLLRHEGYLLL, encoded by the coding sequence ATGCTGAATTTACTTGAAGACACGATTGCAACACCACTGGGGCCGCTTTGGGTTATTTGCGATGAGCAATTTCGCCTGCGTGCCGTCGAATGGGACCAGCACCGCGATCGCATGGAGCAACTGCTGGATATCCATTACCGTGCTGAGGGGTTTCAGCGAACCACCGCCAAAAACCCCGGCGGGCTGAGTGATAAACTGTCTGAATATTTCGCGGGAAATCTCAGCATTATTGATTCACTTGAAACGGCAACAGCAGGAACGCCTTTCCAGCGTGAAGTTTGGCAAGCGCTACGCACCATCCCCTGCGGACAGGTTATGCATTATGGTCAACTGGCGGAACAGTTGGGACGCCCAGGCGCAGCCAGAGCTGTCGGAGCCGCAAATGGCGCTAACCCGGTCAGCATCGTGGTGCCGTGTCATCGAGTCATAGGACGCAACGGCACGATGACAGGATATGCCGGAGGCGTGCAGCGAAAAGAGTGGTTATTACGCCACGAAGGCTATTTGCTACTCTAG
- a CDS encoding methyl-accepting chemotaxis protein, translating to MLNNISVRTFIILFLVFTLFVINVVEVMLSAGLDVIIYADVVSVISILCLWWYMTKYLVVPINTVKKSIEEVTSGNLAISIPEFGNNCAGRLIPGINSLSNNISALVNEIRTSSQTAMALSEQLAERSAELSVKTEQQSGALTQTAANMEEIAVSTRNNADNTQMASTQANIASQSARQGGELMIKVAANMRSITECAEQMTEIITLIDGIAFQTNILALNAAVEAARAGEHGKGFSVVAGEVRILAHRSAEAAKNIKRLIDETHHNVQQGAGIVREAEKNMQDIVDGAGQLNQLMGEIRSTTQEQEKGITRITQALAELENVTQSNAVMVDELSDSSGVLKSQVNDLQSRTHKFRLSNTSSNELFGRARVSSGISARDKYGHSF from the coding sequence ATGTTAAATAACATTAGCGTCAGGACATTTATTATTTTATTTTTGGTGTTTACTCTCTTTGTTATTAATGTGGTTGAAGTCATGTTGTCTGCCGGCCTTGATGTTATTATTTACGCAGATGTTGTAAGTGTTATTTCTATTTTGTGTTTATGGTGGTACATGACCAAATATCTGGTGGTGCCGATTAACACCGTAAAAAAGAGTATTGAAGAGGTCACATCAGGAAATCTGGCGATAAGTATTCCAGAATTTGGAAATAACTGTGCGGGGCGGCTCATTCCGGGTATTAATAGCTTATCCAATAATATTTCAGCACTGGTCAATGAGATAAGAACGTCTTCGCAGACGGCGATGGCGCTCTCCGAACAGCTGGCGGAGCGTAGCGCCGAGCTTTCCGTTAAAACAGAACAGCAGTCAGGCGCATTGACGCAGACAGCCGCTAACATGGAAGAAATTGCGGTCAGCACACGTAATAACGCCGATAACACGCAAATGGCCAGCACTCAGGCCAATATTGCATCGCAGTCTGCTCGTCAGGGCGGTGAACTAATGATAAAGGTCGCGGCAAATATGCGCTCGATCACCGAATGCGCGGAGCAGATGACAGAAATCATTACGCTGATAGACGGCATTGCATTCCAGACAAATATTCTGGCATTGAATGCCGCAGTGGAGGCGGCAAGGGCAGGCGAGCACGGTAAAGGTTTTTCTGTGGTGGCGGGTGAAGTGAGAATACTTGCGCATCGCAGCGCTGAGGCGGCAAAGAACATTAAACGACTGATTGATGAAACCCACCACAATGTCCAACAAGGGGCGGGTATTGTGCGTGAAGCAGAAAAAAATATGCAGGATATTGTGGATGGCGCCGGGCAATTAAATCAGTTAATGGGAGAAATACGCAGCACAACGCAGGAGCAGGAAAAAGGGATCACCCGGATTACTCAGGCGCTGGCTGAACTGGAAAACGTGACCCAAAGTAATGCTGTCATGGTTGATGAACTCTCCGACTCGTCGGGCGTTCTGAAAAGTCAGGTGAACGATCTCCAGTCCCGAACACATAAATTTCGCTTAAGTAATACCTCGTCGAATGAATTGTTTGGGAGAGCGCGTGTAAGTTCAGGTATATCAGCCCGCGATAAATACGGCCATTCTTTCTAA